The Rhodococcus sp. X156 genome window below encodes:
- a CDS encoding iron-containing redox enzyme family protein, giving the protein MTELLNQEDFRAALKDAIKGREAKNASFSKAWADGELQRHHFARWAENHYQYVGPFADYLGYIYCNTPDTCVDAKDFLLQNMYEEELADIRHTDLLIRFGEVCGTTKERIEDPNNANAVTRGLQAWCYAVAMREHFVVATAALVVGLESQVPDIYKKQIVPLRGVYGFTEDEIEFFELHITSDVVHGERGFQIVLEHANTVELQQRCLQFVRWGAEMRYSYTKSLFDSYVAPDLVTA; this is encoded by the coding sequence ATGACCGAGCTTCTCAACCAGGAAGACTTCCGGGCCGCCCTCAAGGACGCGATCAAGGGCCGCGAGGCGAAGAACGCCTCCTTCAGCAAAGCCTGGGCCGACGGCGAGCTGCAGCGCCACCACTTCGCCCGCTGGGCGGAGAACCACTACCAGTACGTCGGCCCCTTCGCCGACTACCTGGGCTACATCTACTGCAACACCCCGGACACCTGCGTGGACGCCAAGGACTTCCTGCTGCAGAACATGTACGAGGAGGAGCTGGCCGACATCCGACACACCGACCTGCTCATCCGCTTCGGTGAGGTCTGCGGCACCACCAAGGAGCGCATCGAGGACCCGAACAACGCCAACGCCGTCACCCGCGGCCTGCAGGCCTGGTGCTACGCCGTGGCCATGCGCGAGCACTTCGTCGTCGCCACCGCGGCCCTGGTCGTCGGCCTGGAGTCGCAGGTGCCCGACATCTACAAGAAGCAGATCGTCCCGCTGCGCGGCGTGTACGGCTTCACCGAGGACGAGATCGAGTTCTTCGAGCTGCACATCACCTCCGACGTGGTGCACGGCGAGCGCGGCTTCCAGATCGTGCTGGAGCACGCCAACACGGTGGAGCTGCAGCAGCGCTGCCTGCAGTTCGTCCGGTGGGGCGCGGAGATGCGCTACTCCTACACCAAGTCGCTGTTCGACAGCTACGTGGCGCCCGACCTCGTCACCGCCTGA
- a CDS encoding Rieske 2Fe-2S domain-containing protein has translation MTSWVHVAELRELSRRKKKLVVVEGRAIALFLLDDEVHAIDDVCGHKQRSLVKGTVLDGQVICPGHQWKFDPRTGQAEDQALCQPVFAVQVTDDGRILLDPVPRVSTPRGTVAVPEAPHEASEVSP, from the coding sequence GTGACCAGCTGGGTGCACGTGGCCGAGCTCCGCGAGCTCAGTCGACGCAAGAAGAAGCTGGTGGTCGTGGAGGGCCGGGCGATCGCCCTGTTCCTCCTCGACGACGAGGTGCACGCCATCGACGACGTCTGCGGCCACAAGCAGCGCTCGCTGGTCAAGGGCACCGTGCTGGACGGGCAGGTGATCTGCCCCGGCCACCAGTGGAAGTTCGACCCCCGCACCGGCCAGGCCGAGGACCAGGCCCTGTGCCAGCCCGTCTTCGCCGTCCAGGTGACCGACGACGGCCGCATCCTCCTGGACCCGGTGCCCCGGGTGAGCACTCCCCGGGGCACCGTCGCCGTCCCCGAAGCCCCCCACGAAGCGAGCGAGGTGTCCCCATGA
- a CDS encoding FAD-dependent oxidoreductase, with protein sequence MTARPTLVVVGAGHVAAAAARGLRRRGFDGRVIVLGDEPTGPYQRPMLSKERLTSATEDGLWLLDAPWCAANDVEVRTDSRVERIAADTGEVLLFDGSAVRADLVLVATGGQARQLPGVGGARVHHVRTLADTDRLRERLQPGRRIGVLGGGFLGTEVAAAARSRGADVVVVDRDPVLLSRVLGADIGAAVMGLHRDNGVELALGQPVQDVRVGPDGVHLSVGATTEVVDDLVVCIGIEPDMAVALRSGLRVSNGIDVDAQGRTSLPTVFAAGDVAAHDHPRYGRVRVEHVDVAQQQAAAIAATIAGRPTTFDGPHWFWTDQYDVNLQGLGLSDIRPSDVVVTRGDVAGLDGSLFWLRHGVVVAAAAIDRGEDVMAARELIDLAAPVDPEQLRDDTTDLDELVETLADAMYDEEVVV encoded by the coding sequence ATGACTGCACGCCCCACCCTGGTCGTCGTCGGTGCCGGGCACGTGGCCGCCGCCGCCGCCCGCGGGCTGCGTCGCCGTGGCTTCGACGGGCGCGTCATCGTGCTCGGCGACGAGCCGACCGGCCCCTACCAGCGGCCGATGCTGTCCAAGGAGCGCCTGACGTCGGCCACCGAGGACGGCCTCTGGCTGCTCGACGCCCCGTGGTGCGCCGCCAACGACGTCGAGGTGCGCACCGACAGCCGGGTGGAGCGGATCGCCGCCGACACCGGCGAGGTGCTGCTGTTCGACGGTTCCGCGGTGCGCGCCGACCTGGTGCTGGTGGCCACCGGCGGCCAGGCCCGGCAGCTGCCCGGCGTCGGCGGTGCTCGGGTGCACCACGTGCGCACCCTCGCCGACACCGACCGGCTGCGCGAGCGCCTGCAGCCCGGCCGGCGCATCGGCGTCCTGGGCGGGGGCTTCCTGGGCACCGAGGTGGCCGCGGCCGCCCGCAGCCGGGGCGCCGACGTGGTGGTGGTCGACCGCGACCCGGTGCTGCTGTCCCGCGTGCTCGGCGCCGACATCGGTGCCGCCGTGATGGGCCTGCACCGCGACAACGGCGTGGAGCTGGCGCTGGGCCAGCCGGTGCAGGACGTCCGCGTCGGCCCCGACGGCGTGCACCTGAGCGTGGGCGCCACCACCGAGGTGGTCGACGACCTGGTGGTCTGCATCGGCATCGAGCCGGACATGGCGGTGGCGCTGCGCTCGGGCCTGCGGGTGAGCAACGGCATCGACGTCGACGCCCAGGGCCGCACCTCCCTGCCCACCGTGTTCGCCGCCGGCGACGTGGCCGCCCACGACCACCCGCGCTACGGCCGGGTGCGGGTGGAGCACGTCGACGTCGCCCAGCAGCAGGCCGCCGCCATCGCCGCCACCATCGCCGGCCGACCCACCACCTTCGACGGCCCGCACTGGTTCTGGACCGACCAGTACGACGTCAACCTGCAGGGTCTGGGCCTCAGCGACATCCGGCCCAGCGACGTCGTGGTCACCCGCGGCGACGTGGCGGGCCTGGACGGATCGCTGTTCTGGCTCCGCCACGGCGTGGTGGTGGCCGCCGCCGCCATCGACCGCGGCGAGGACGTGATGGCCGCCCGCGAGCTGATCGACCTGGCCGCGCCGGTGGACCCCGAGCAGCTCCGCGACGACACGACCGACCTGGACGAGCTGGTGGAGACGCTGGCCGACGCGATGTACGACGAAGAAGTGGTGGTCTGA
- a CDS encoding aldehyde dehydrogenase family protein produces the protein MTSSVRNLLDGEWLESVTGRSFERRDPADTRVLVSTAPESSAKDADAAVGAVAAGWRTWADTAPEARAVVLERAAGLLEAQADSLAQDLVREEGKTAAEAAFEVSRTPMNLRFYAGEAVRTSGRTLASAEGSWVFTTRAPLGVVAAITPWNFPLNIPSRKLGPALAAGNGVVFKPSEVTPLLGQRLVDALLEAGVPRGALAVLHGGAEVSQALVADDRVGAVTFTGSTPVGEAIHRAVPASRRTQLEMGGKNPVVVLEDADLDRATALIVKGAFGLAGQACTGTSRVLVHESVHDELLERVAAAARALTVGPGTAAGVNLGPLATARQKATVLGHVERALADGARRVAGGPEDGDMEAGALAHGHFVRPTVFADVDPLSALATEEVFGPVLAFLRVGSFDEALAIADNTRFGLSAAIVTADLGRAMRFAREAPAGLVKINQPTTGQAMNAPFGGIKDSSTQTSKEQAGDAMMAFYTVDKTVYLSA, from the coding sequence ATGACAAGCTCCGTCCGCAACCTGCTCGACGGCGAGTGGCTGGAGTCGGTGACCGGCCGGTCCTTCGAGCGCCGCGACCCCGCCGACACCCGGGTGCTGGTGAGCACCGCCCCGGAGTCCAGCGCCAAGGACGCCGACGCGGCCGTGGGCGCCGTCGCCGCCGGCTGGCGCACCTGGGCCGACACCGCCCCCGAGGCCCGCGCGGTGGTGCTCGAGCGCGCCGCCGGCCTGCTCGAGGCACAGGCCGACAGCCTGGCGCAGGACCTGGTCCGCGAGGAGGGCAAGACCGCGGCCGAGGCGGCCTTCGAGGTCAGCCGCACCCCGATGAACCTGCGCTTCTACGCCGGCGAGGCGGTCCGCACCTCCGGGCGCACCCTGGCCTCGGCGGAGGGCAGCTGGGTGTTCACCACCCGCGCGCCGCTGGGCGTGGTCGCGGCGATCACCCCGTGGAACTTCCCGCTGAACATCCCCTCCCGCAAGCTCGGTCCCGCCCTGGCCGCGGGCAACGGCGTGGTGTTCAAGCCCAGCGAGGTCACCCCGCTGCTCGGGCAGCGGCTGGTGGACGCGCTGCTGGAGGCCGGCGTGCCCCGCGGCGCGCTGGCCGTGCTGCACGGCGGCGCGGAGGTCAGCCAGGCCCTGGTGGCCGACGACCGGGTGGGCGCGGTGACCTTCACCGGCTCCACCCCGGTCGGCGAGGCCATCCACCGCGCGGTGCCCGCCAGCCGGCGCACCCAGCTGGAGATGGGCGGCAAGAACCCTGTGGTGGTGCTCGAGGACGCCGACCTGGACCGGGCCACCGCCCTGATCGTCAAGGGCGCCTTCGGCCTGGCCGGTCAGGCCTGCACCGGCACCAGCCGCGTGCTGGTGCACGAGTCGGTGCACGACGAGCTGCTCGAGCGGGTCGCCGCCGCGGCCCGGGCGCTCACCGTGGGCCCGGGCACCGCCGCCGGGGTGAACCTGGGGCCGCTGGCCACCGCCCGGCAGAAGGCCACGGTGCTCGGCCACGTCGAGCGGGCCCTGGCCGACGGGGCTCGCCGCGTGGCCGGCGGCCCGGAGGACGGCGACATGGAAGCCGGCGCGCTGGCCCACGGACACTTCGTGCGGCCCACCGTCTTCGCCGACGTCGACCCACTCTCCGCCCTGGCCACCGAGGAGGTGTTCGGCCCCGTGCTGGCGTTCCTGCGGGTCGGCTCCTTCGACGAGGCGCTGGCCATCGCCGACAACACCCGGTTCGGGCTGTCGGCCGCGATCGTCACCGCCGACCTCGGCCGGGCGATGCGCTTCGCCAGGGAGGCCCCCGCCGGCCTGGTCAAGATCAACCAGCCCACCACCGGGCAGGCCATGAACGCGCCGTTCGGCGGCATCAAGGACAGCAGCACCCAGACATCGAAAGAACAGGCAGGTGACGCCATGATGGCCTTCTACACGGTGGACAAGACCGTCTACCTGAGCGCATGA
- a CDS encoding Rieske 2Fe-2S domain-containing protein: protein MTDHQPQVAATPTDSTPTNGTPVDNASPPPCEFVAVCRAGQVRDGYVRRFYATTEHGELELAISRLHGKAYATSNYCTHLDCLLSSGKLQDDGIRCSCHNSVFELEGGTPIQPPATEPIATYPVREEDGKVLVGLTERDVLEGGPRRRRLPK from the coding sequence ATGACCGACCACCAGCCGCAGGTCGCGGCCACCCCCACCGACAGCACACCCACCAACGGCACCCCGGTGGACAACGCGTCACCCCCGCCCTGCGAGTTCGTCGCGGTCTGCCGCGCCGGGCAGGTCCGGGACGGCTACGTCCGCCGGTTCTACGCCACCACCGAGCACGGCGAGCTGGAGCTGGCGATCTCCCGGCTGCACGGCAAGGCCTACGCCACGTCCAACTACTGCACCCACCTGGACTGCCTGCTCAGCTCGGGCAAGCTGCAGGACGACGGCATCCGCTGCTCCTGCCACAACAGCGTGTTCGAGCTGGAGGGCGGCACCCCCATCCAGCCGCCGGCCACCGAGCCGATCGCCACCTACCCGGTGCGCGAGGAGGACGGAAAGGTGCTGGTCGGGCTCACCGAGCGCGACGTGCTCGAGGGCGGGCCCCGGCGACGCCGGCTGCCGAAGTGA
- a CDS encoding gamma-glutamyltransferase: protein MVSSSHPAVSQVGAGVLASGGTAVDAVLAMTALSWIALPGQSGIGGDAFAVVREPDGQVWTVNGSGYGPDGASAESWAERGQRVLPGTGPLSVATPGALGALSTLHTRGGTRPLSELWSGAAAAARTGFPCTAKNRADIAEHTAALRADESLARWLLPDEHLPAVGQRLACPELATSIEALAADPTLLHRGWMGEAAVALLQAGGAPFSGDEWPLGLDVPAEAAISASWGEHVVHQTPPPTPGWMVLQQAGLLDGRLAGRCTWDAEAVHLLALAARRAFADRYRSCGSDNDAWRALLDPAVLAATRAELGARPDPATVPVSVAGDTTSCVAVDAEGRAVSAISSLAFTYGARISVPGTGIALNNRLARGSYLLPGHPNALAPRRKPLHTLNAWIVTDAAGRLRHVGNTPGGDGQVQWNTQLLAHLLDGGVDPQTAVSAPRHTVHPGSDADALHQPETLQVESRLGATVLTELAERGHDLRDMGPWGAGGSAQVISVDHDRGVLAGAADPRMDGVALGV from the coding sequence ATGGTCAGCAGCTCCCACCCGGCAGTGAGCCAGGTGGGGGCGGGGGTTCTCGCCTCCGGCGGCACCGCGGTGGACGCCGTGCTGGCGATGACCGCGCTGTCCTGGATCGCCCTGCCCGGCCAGTCCGGCATCGGCGGCGACGCGTTTGCCGTGGTCCGCGAGCCCGACGGTCAGGTGTGGACGGTCAACGGCAGTGGCTACGGTCCGGACGGGGCGAGCGCGGAGAGCTGGGCCGAGCGTGGCCAGCGGGTGCTGCCCGGCACCGGACCGCTGTCGGTCGCCACCCCCGGCGCGCTGGGCGCACTGTCTACCCTGCACACCCGCGGCGGCACCCGGCCGCTGAGCGAGCTGTGGTCGGGTGCCGCGGCCGCCGCCCGCACGGGCTTTCCGTGCACCGCGAAGAACCGCGCGGACATCGCCGAGCACACCGCGGCGCTGCGGGCCGACGAGAGCCTGGCCCGCTGGCTGCTGCCGGACGAGCACCTGCCCGCGGTGGGCCAGCGACTGGCCTGCCCCGAGCTGGCCACCAGCATCGAGGCGCTGGCCGCTGATCCCACGCTGCTGCACCGCGGGTGGATGGGCGAGGCCGCGGTGGCGCTGCTGCAGGCCGGCGGGGCGCCGTTCTCCGGGGACGAGTGGCCGCTGGGCCTCGACGTCCCGGCCGAGGCCGCCATCAGCGCGTCCTGGGGCGAGCACGTGGTGCACCAGACGCCGCCGCCCACGCCCGGCTGGATGGTGCTGCAGCAGGCCGGGCTGCTCGACGGACGGCTGGCCGGTCGCTGCACCTGGGACGCCGAGGCGGTGCACCTGCTTGCCCTGGCCGCCCGCCGAGCCTTCGCCGACCGCTACCGCAGCTGCGGCTCCGACAACGACGCCTGGCGGGCGCTGCTGGACCCGGCCGTGCTGGCCGCGACCCGTGCCGAGCTGGGCGCCCGCCCCGATCCCGCCACCGTGCCGGTGTCGGTGGCCGGTGACACCACCAGCTGCGTCGCGGTGGACGCCGAGGGGCGTGCGGTCAGCGCAATCTCCTCGCTGGCCTTCACCTACGGCGCCCGGATCAGCGTTCCCGGCACCGGGATCGCGCTGAACAACCGGTTGGCGCGTGGGTCCTACCTGCTGCCCGGACACCCCAACGCCCTGGCTCCCCGGCGCAAGCCGCTGCACACCCTCAACGCCTGGATCGTCACCGACGCGGCCGGGCGGCTGCGCCACGTGGGCAACACCCCGGGCGGCGACGGCCAGGTGCAGTGGAACACCCAGCTGCTGGCCCACCTGCTCGACGGTGGCGTCGACCCGCAGACCGCGGTGAGCGCGCCGCGGCACACCGTGCACCCCGGCTCCGACGCCGACGCGCTGCACCAGCCGGAGACGCTGCAGGTGGAGAGCCGGCTGGGCGCGACCGTGTTGACCGAGCTGGCCGAGCGCGGGCACGACCTGCGGGACATGGGCCCGTGGGGCGCCGGGGGCAGCGCCCAGGTGATCAGCGTGGACCACGACCGGGGTGTGCTCGCCGGTGCCGCGGACCCCCGGATGGACGGGGTGGCCCTCGGTGTCTGA
- a CDS encoding RidA family protein gives MSDQFTSAVPPQGDYVAAVVHGGLVLTAGMTPRRAGVLQVRGTVGDDVDLAAAQEAAAMAAGNALLAVAEAAGGLERVARVLRMTVFVAAVDGFTEHSRVADGASRALTAQLGPRGRAARSAVGVASLPSGAPVEVELTVALAD, from the coding sequence GTGTCTGATCAATTCACCAGTGCGGTTCCACCGCAGGGCGACTACGTGGCCGCGGTGGTGCACGGCGGGCTCGTCCTCACCGCGGGGATGACCCCGCGCCGCGCCGGGGTGCTGCAGGTGCGCGGCACGGTCGGCGACGACGTCGACCTGGCCGCCGCGCAAGAAGCCGCAGCCATGGCGGCGGGCAACGCGCTGCTGGCCGTCGCGGAGGCCGCCGGCGGCCTGGAGCGGGTGGCGCGGGTCCTGCGGATGACCGTCTTCGTGGCCGCGGTCGACGGCTTCACCGAGCACTCCCGGGTGGCCGACGGGGCGTCGCGGGCCCTCACCGCCCAGCTGGGCCCCCGGGGTCGCGCGGCCCGCAGCGCGGTCGGGGTGGCCTCGCTGCCCTCCGGCGCACCGGTGGAGGTGGAGCTGACCGTCGCGCTCGCCGACTAG
- a CDS encoding heme-binding protein has protein sequence MHQVFRITLDDALPVLVAARAKAEEIGVKQTICVVDDGGNVIALHRLPGARLTGVDISIAKAFTAAGHERATHLFNEPPNGPVLPGNEAFGIQHMLPGKFAVFVGGFPIVHEGQIVGGVGVSGGNGEQDKAVGAAALQAFADHVAAQQAAASTVTA, from the coding sequence GTGCACCAGGTCTTCCGCATCACCCTCGACGACGCGCTGCCCGTCCTCGTCGCCGCCCGGGCCAAGGCCGAGGAGATCGGCGTCAAGCAGACCATCTGCGTGGTCGACGACGGCGGCAACGTCATCGCTCTGCACCGGCTGCCCGGCGCCCGCCTGACCGGCGTGGACATCTCCATCGCCAAGGCGTTCACCGCAGCCGGCCACGAGCGGGCCACGCACCTGTTCAACGAGCCGCCCAACGGCCCGGTCCTGCCGGGCAACGAGGCGTTCGGCATCCAGCACATGCTGCCCGGCAAGTTCGCAGTCTTCGTGGGTGGCTTCCCGATCGTGCACGAGGGCCAGATCGTCGGCGGCGTGGGCGTCAGCGGTGGCAACGGTGAGCAGGACAAGGCCGTGGGCGCCGCAGCGCTGCAGGCCTTTGCCGACCACGTGGCCGCGCAGCAGGCCGCAGCGAGCACCGTCACCGCCTGA
- a CDS encoding TetR/AcrR family transcriptional regulator, which yields MTSSTPRGPRRSDALSRDRIVEATIELLDTAGESGLTVRALTTHLATGRGAIYHHVANKEELLAAATDGIIGRVVARAEGDEGPRRSIRALALGIFDAIDAHPWVGTQLSREPLQAAVFRIWKGIGAQLHRLGVTGSARSDAGSALVSYILGSAAQHAAGARRVPRDADREAYLKALAAEWTRHDSDPIAQETASLLHEHDDREQFLAGVDIFLAGITTSH from the coding sequence ATGACCAGCTCCACGCCGCGAGGTCCACGGCGCTCAGACGCGCTCTCGCGGGACCGGATCGTCGAGGCGACCATCGAGCTGCTCGACACGGCAGGCGAGAGTGGTCTGACGGTCCGGGCGCTGACGACACATCTCGCGACCGGTCGGGGCGCGATCTACCACCACGTCGCCAACAAGGAAGAGCTCCTTGCCGCGGCCACCGACGGCATCATCGGCCGAGTCGTGGCGCGTGCCGAAGGTGACGAGGGCCCGAGGCGGAGCATCCGTGCTCTGGCGCTGGGGATCTTCGACGCGATCGATGCGCATCCGTGGGTCGGGACTCAGCTCTCCCGTGAGCCGTTGCAGGCTGCGGTCTTCCGGATCTGGAAGGGCATCGGCGCGCAGCTTCACCGCCTCGGCGTGACCGGGTCGGCCCGGTCAGATGCCGGATCAGCGTTGGTCAGCTACATCCTCGGTTCGGCAGCACAACACGCGGCCGGCGCACGCCGGGTTCCCCGGGACGCGGATCGAGAGGCGTACCTCAAGGCCCTGGCGGCAGAGTGGACGCGGCACGACTCCGACCCCATCGCGCAGGAGACAGCATCGCTGCTCCACGAGCACGACGACCGCGAGCAGTTTCTCGCCGGAGTGGACATCTTCCTGGCTGGCATCACGACCAGCCACTAG
- a CDS encoding NAD(P)/FAD-dependent oxidoreductase has protein sequence MITPVTVVGAGLGGLTLARVLHLNGIPVTVYDADASPEARTQGGQLDLHEHNGQRALEIAGLTREYRGIVHRGGAAQRVVDQHGTVLAELPDDGSMASPEALRGDIRRILLESLPAGTVQWGKKLLSATPLGRGQHELAFASGPAVRAEVLVGADGAWSKVRELLSGQKPTYAGVSYVETYLHDVDERHAATAAVVGSGALYALAPGKGFLAHREPGGTIHTYVVLSRPAQWFADIDFTDAAAAKARVAAELEGWAPELISLIADGETGPVLRSIYRLPNRHQWDRVPGVTLLGDAAHVTLPGGEGANIAMLDGAELGQAIAAHPDDVEAALAGYEEAMFRRSEAEAIAAHETIELIFGASAPSGLVNLFTGTDGPSSG, from the coding sequence ATGATCACTCCAGTCACCGTCGTCGGCGCGGGCCTTGGCGGCCTCACCCTCGCTCGCGTCCTGCACCTGAACGGCATTCCCGTCACCGTCTACGACGCAGACGCCTCACCCGAGGCACGGACGCAGGGCGGGCAGCTCGACCTGCACGAGCACAACGGCCAGCGCGCGCTGGAGATCGCCGGGCTCACCCGGGAGTACCGCGGGATCGTCCACCGGGGCGGCGCAGCCCAGCGAGTGGTCGACCAACACGGCACAGTGCTTGCCGAGCTGCCCGACGACGGCTCCATGGCAAGCCCCGAAGCCCTCCGGGGCGACATCCGACGGATCCTCCTGGAATCCCTTCCGGCGGGCACGGTGCAGTGGGGGAAGAAGCTCCTCTCCGCCACTCCGCTCGGCCGAGGACAGCACGAGCTTGCCTTCGCGAGCGGGCCCGCGGTCCGCGCCGAGGTCCTGGTCGGTGCTGACGGCGCGTGGTCGAAGGTCCGGGAGCTGCTCTCCGGCCAGAAGCCCACGTATGCGGGCGTGAGCTACGTGGAGACGTACCTGCACGACGTGGACGAACGCCATGCCGCAACGGCGGCTGTAGTTGGCAGTGGCGCGCTGTACGCCCTTGCTCCGGGCAAGGGGTTCCTCGCACACCGCGAACCGGGCGGGACCATCCACACCTACGTCGTGCTCAGCCGTCCAGCCCAGTGGTTCGCCGACATCGACTTCACCGACGCCGCCGCCGCCAAGGCGCGCGTCGCGGCCGAGCTCGAGGGATGGGCGCCCGAGCTCATCTCGTTGATCGCCGACGGAGAGACCGGACCCGTTCTGCGCAGCATCTACCGGCTCCCGAACCGCCACCAGTGGGACCGCGTCCCCGGCGTCACACTTCTGGGGGACGCCGCGCACGTGACCCTCCCCGGGGGCGAGGGTGCGAACATCGCGATGCTCGACGGTGCCGAGCTGGGCCAGGCGATCGCCGCCCACCCGGACGACGTCGAGGCCGCCCTCGCCGGCTACGAGGAAGCGATGTTCCGACGCAGCGAGGCCGAAGCGATCGCCGCGCACGAGACCATCGAGCTCATCTTCGGCGCCAGTGCACCCTCCGGCCTTGTCAACCTCTTCACGGGAACCGACGGGCCCTCGTCCGGCTAG
- a CDS encoding PucR family transcriptional regulator, with translation MPHHHDEDVLTLARLLQEPVLRRTCWHPGPHETTVALEWVVPWAVAAQRDDRLDGVLVHAAQHEIPSYGGLDAVATALAERGAAALLVDGHQPGPDDAAAAARLPLVTTADSVSFAAVNRLVADLTLARETHVLRYGLSVHRALAELLYRGAELPALCSQMSRMSQCPVAVLDATGALVAMEQANPRMVEPRQLAQVFQERAERLGAGGDPAELHPRVVPFTVGGREVACVLSPIVLGGRHDGWLVLVEPSTEPHPHDLAEHQVLVEQAVPIVGTEMLRLRSVHGAQEQARGDFVHGLLHGHFASLQELSARAAHYGLPVRSTFAVVVASGVVGVGDSSAGQALSLAALTSRLVPEQERHTQAAVVGDVLVMVRELCTAAEGAPAAGVAEAAEYAAALHRHLTGRRAQAGRPVHVSYGRPATGALSLPDSYREARMTLGLQNRLGLAEVCSYQDLQVHAVLQDVAVSRTGRDFAADLLAPLRDPTVGDMEEVVLAYIASGGNVNAASRDLHIHRNTMLYKLDRASRRLGMDLRQADNQFAVWLAHTLDLLATTTAEVNRVVSPL, from the coding sequence GTGCCGCACCATCACGACGAAGACGTCCTGACCCTGGCCCGACTGCTGCAGGAGCCGGTGCTGCGCCGCACCTGCTGGCACCCCGGTCCGCACGAGACCACGGTCGCGCTGGAGTGGGTGGTGCCCTGGGCGGTCGCGGCACAGCGCGACGACCGCCTCGACGGGGTGCTGGTGCACGCTGCCCAGCACGAGATCCCCAGCTACGGTGGGCTGGACGCGGTGGCCACCGCGCTGGCCGAGCGGGGTGCGGCGGCGCTGCTGGTGGACGGGCACCAACCCGGCCCGGATGATGCCGCCGCGGCGGCCCGGCTGCCGCTGGTCACCACCGCCGACTCCGTCTCCTTCGCCGCGGTCAACCGGCTGGTCGCCGACCTGACGCTGGCCCGGGAGACGCACGTGCTGCGCTACGGGCTCAGCGTGCACCGCGCCCTGGCCGAGCTGCTCTACCGCGGGGCCGAGCTGCCGGCGCTGTGCAGCCAGATGTCGCGCATGTCGCAGTGCCCCGTCGCGGTGCTCGACGCCACCGGCGCCCTGGTGGCCATGGAGCAGGCCAACCCACGGATGGTGGAGCCCCGCCAGCTGGCGCAGGTGTTCCAGGAACGGGCCGAGCGCCTCGGGGCGGGCGGTGACCCCGCCGAGCTGCACCCTCGGGTGGTGCCCTTCACCGTCGGGGGCCGCGAGGTGGCCTGCGTGCTCAGCCCGATCGTGCTCGGCGGTCGGCACGACGGTTGGCTGGTGCTGGTGGAGCCCTCCACCGAGCCGCACCCGCACGACCTGGCCGAGCACCAGGTGCTGGTGGAGCAGGCAGTCCCCATCGTGGGCACCGAGATGCTGCGGCTGCGCAGCGTGCACGGCGCCCAGGAGCAGGCCCGCGGCGACTTCGTGCACGGCCTGCTGCACGGGCACTTCGCGTCGCTGCAGGAGCTCAGCGCCCGCGCAGCGCACTACGGCCTGCCGGTGCGCTCCACCTTCGCGGTGGTGGTTGCCTCCGGGGTGGTCGGCGTCGGGGACAGCTCGGCCGGGCAGGCGCTGAGCCTCGCCGCGCTGACGTCCCGGCTGGTGCCCGAGCAGGAGCGCCACACCCAGGCGGCGGTGGTTGGTGACGTGCTGGTGATGGTGCGCGAGCTGTGCACCGCCGCCGAGGGTGCTCCCGCAGCTGGCGTCGCCGAGGCCGCCGAGTACGCCGCCGCCCTGCACCGCCACCTCACCGGGCGACGGGCCCAGGCCGGGCGCCCGGTGCACGTCTCCTACGGGCGCCCCGCGACGGGGGCGCTGTCGCTGCCGGACAGCTACCGGGAGGCCCGGATGACCTTGGGCCTGCAGAACCGGCTCGGGCTGGCCGAGGTGTGCAGCTACCAGGACCTGCAGGTGCACGCCGTGCTGCAGGACGTCGCCGTCAGCCGCACCGGGCGGGACTTCGCCGCCGACCTGCTGGCGCCGCTGCGCGACCCGACGGTGGGCGACATGGAAGAGGTGGTGCTGGCCTACATCGCCAGCGGGGGCAACGTGAACGCGGCGTCCCGGGACCTGCACATCCACCGCAACACCATGCTCTACAAGCTCGACCGGGCGTCGCGGCGGCTGGGGATGGACCTGCGGCAGGCCGACAACCAGTTCGCGGTGTGGCTGGCGCACACCCTCGACCTGCTGGCCACCACCACCGCTGAGGTCAACCGCGTGGTCAGCCCACTCTGA